The segment ACCTGTGGAGCTGACGAAAGAGTATTTGTTATTTGTCATAATAAATACAGTTTCAATATCATCATCCAAATATTTTGCAAACAACGCACGTTGAAATTCATATTCAAAGTCACTTAAAGCTCGCAATCCTCGAATGATTATAGTGGCATTCTTAGATTTAACATACTGGTTAAGTAGACCACCTGTACAATCAATTTCAACATTAGGAATATGTTTGACAGAATTTTGAATCATCTCAACCCGTTCTTCCATGGTAAATAGAGAATTTTTATTTGGGTTAGAGCTGACAGCAATGATTAATTTATCAACTAATCGACTGCCTCGTTCAAAAATATCAACATGTCCATTTGTTACTGGGTCAAAACTACCCGGACACACACCTATACGCACAGGTTTAGCTCCTTTCAGCAGTGTTTACAAAATAGGAAACCATCGTATAACCAAATTTCTGTTCTTTTATACATTTCCATGATTCAGGCAAGGTAAATGCCTCGTCCTTATGGTGCTCTAGTAATAAAACACCTTCGGGCTTTAATAAATCACAGTCTACAACCATATCTATGGTTTCTTGTATAAATCCATTTTCATATGGTGGATCAGAAAAAATATAATCGAACTGTCGTCCCATTATATAATTTTTTAATTGTGAAAGTTTCCTCGGAATGATTTCTAACCGATCTTCCACATGACAATGTTTGGCATTCTCCAAAATCAATTTTCCTGTTTTAAAGTCTACCGCTACTGCATGTGCTGCACCACGACTTAAGGCTTCAATAGCTACTGCACCTGTACCTGAAAATATATCTAATACATGAGTACCAAATATACCTCTATTAGATAATACATTAAACACACTTTCACGAACACGATCAAGTGTAGGTCTAGTATCTACCCCTTTAGGTGCTTTTATAGTATGTCCCTTTGCAGTTCCGCCAATAATTCGCATACAACCCTCACAAGATTATACTCATTAATTATAGTATATAAATAACCAAATTAAAAGTATCTTTTATTTATGATACTTCAATTTTAATATCTCGTCCCATCAATTCTGCTAATGCCAAAGCAGGAGATTTTTCTTCATATAAAACTTCATATAAAGCCTTTGTTATTGGCATTTCAATATGATGTTCACAAGCCATTTTATAAATAATGTCCGTGGCAAAGAAACCTTCTACAACCATATTCGTATGATTAATAATATAGTCCATCGTCTTTCCATCTGCTAATTGTTGTCCAGCTGCCCGGTTGCGACCATGGGGACTCATACATGTAGCAATTAAATCACCCATTCCAGCTAGGCCAGCATAGGTCTCTTTTTGTGCTCCTAAGGCTACACCAAAGCGGGTCATCTCATGCAACCCACGTGTTAAGAGCAATGCTTTACAGTTATCCCCTAACTTTAGACCGTCTACAATACCAGCAGCGAGAGCAATTATATTCTTTGTAGCCCCCGCTAACTCAACACCAGTAATATCGGTATTTGCATAAATTCTAAAGTTTTGACTACATAATGCTTTCTGTAACATCGTGGCCACATCAAGATCTTCTGTACTTAAAACAGATGCAGCCGGTAAATCTCGTCCAATTTCTTCCGCATGGTTTGGACCAGATAAAACAGCGAGATTACATCCAACTGTTCCTAGAACCTCTCTCATAACTGTAGTCAGCAATTTGCCAGTAGTACGCTCTACACCTTTTGAACAAAGTATATATGATTGTTCTTTATGAGCATATGGTCTAATAGACTCTAAACTAGTACGTACATGTACAGATGGCGTAACCATGAGAATGATATCGGCCCCTTTAATACAGGTAGCAAGATCTGAACTATATACTAATTCATTTGGCAATGTTACGCCAGGTAAATACTCTTTATTCTCTAGATCTTTAGCTAATTGAACTGCAAATTCTGGGCGACGACAATATAAAGTTGTAGTATTTCCAGCTAATACGGATTTAATAGCAAGAGCAGTACCCCAGCTACCAGAGCCGACAACAACAACATTCATATATTAATCCTTTTTGATACGTTCTACTTTTAACTCATTACCTGCAAGTAAACGTTTGATATTATCCCAATGGCGAACAATGACAAATAAAGCAGCCAAAGCGCCAAAGCCAACGAACCAATAAGATTCGCCTGTAAAATACATTAAGATTGGTACCAAAGCGGCAGCTATAATTGATCCTAGTGATACGAGCTTAGTGAAATAGACAATAACGCCCCATACCAAGAAGGCAATCAAAGCAACTAATGGTGACAAAGCAATTAATACACCTAGTCCTGTAGCTACGCCACGACCACCTTTAAAGCCTAAAAATATAGACCAGTTATGGCCCATCATAGCAAGGATACCACCTAAGATCATATACATAGGTCCATAAGAGGATAATAATATTACTCCAGCCGCGCCTTTTAAGGCATCACAGAGAAATACAGGTAATGCAGCTTTGAGACCTATAACGCGATATGTGTTAGTGGCACCTATATTTTTAGAACCATATTGGCGGACATCTGTATTAAAGAAGGTTTTACCGATAATTAAACCACTAGGAATTGAACCAATAAGATATGCCAATATAGCATATACGATAACCATAATATCCATTAGTCTTCATCATCCCGTTTCTTACCACGCAACACTAAACGAATTGGTGTTCCTTCAAAGCCAAAGGACTCACGTAATCTATTTTCCAAGAAACGCATATACGAGAAGTGAATTAATTCTGGTTCATTTACAAACAAAATAAATGTAGGTGGTTTAACACTTGCTTGTGTCATATAGTAAATCTTTGGAATTCTGCCATTACGAGATGGTACGGGATTTACTGTTTGAGCATCTTGCAATAATTGATTTAATATACCTGTAGATACACGGCGATACTGTTGTTCAGAAACGAATTTCAACATATCAGCTAAGCGATGAATACGTTGCTTAGTCAATGCAGATGCAAATAGAATCGGCGCAAACTGTAAGAACCCTAATTCATCATAAATATCTTCAGTAAAGCGCAGAGTTGTTTTATCATCTTTTTCAACAAGATCCCATTTGTTTACAACAATAATTACACCCTTGCCTGCTTCATAGGCATATCCAGCAATTTTCTTATCTTGTTCTGTAACACCATCTTGAGCATCAAGCACAAGAACAACAATATCCGAACGGTCTACAGAGCGTAAAGAACGCACAATACT is part of the Veillonella nakazawae genome and harbors:
- the coaD gene encoding pantetheine-phosphate adenylyltransferase, with the translated sequence MRIGVCPGSFDPVTNGHVDIFERGSRLVDKLIIAVSSNPNKNSLFTMEERVEMIQNSVKHIPNVEIDCTGGLLNQYVKSKNATIIIRGLRALSDFEYEFQRALFAKYLDDDIETVFIMTNNKYSFVSSTGIRELAKFGGKLDGLVPDDVKEKLEERFNTVHNK
- the rsmD gene encoding 16S rRNA (guanine(966)-N(2))-methyltransferase RsmD encodes the protein MRIIGGTAKGHTIKAPKGVDTRPTLDRVRESVFNVLSNRGIFGTHVLDIFSGTGAVAIEALSRGAAHAVAVDFKTGKLILENAKHCHVEDRLEIIPRKLSQLKNYIMGRQFDYIFSDPPYENGFIQETIDMVVDCDLLKPEGVLLLEHHKDEAFTLPESWKCIKEQKFGYTMVSYFVNTAERS
- a CDS encoding NAD(P)H-dependent glycerol-3-phosphate dehydrogenase — encoded protein: MNVVVVGSGSWGTALAIKSVLAGNTTTLYCRRPEFAVQLAKDLENKEYLPGVTLPNELVYSSDLATCIKGADIILMVTPSVHVRTSLESIRPYAHKEQSYILCSKGVERTTGKLLTTVMREVLGTVGCNLAVLSGPNHAEEIGRDLPAASVLSTEDLDVATMLQKALCSQNFRIYANTDITGVELAGATKNIIALAAGIVDGLKLGDNCKALLLTRGLHEMTRFGVALGAQKETYAGLAGMGDLIATCMSPHGRNRAAGQQLADGKTMDYIINHTNMVVEGFFATDIIYKMACEHHIEMPITKALYEVLYEEKSPALALAELMGRDIKIEVS
- the plsY gene encoding glycerol-3-phosphate 1-O-acyltransferase PlsY; protein product: MDIMVIVYAILAYLIGSIPSGLIIGKTFFNTDVRQYGSKNIGATNTYRVIGLKAALPVFLCDALKGAAGVILLSSYGPMYMILGGILAMMGHNWSIFLGFKGGRGVATGLGVLIALSPLVALIAFLVWGVIVYFTKLVSLGSIIAAALVPILMYFTGESYWFVGFGALAALFVIVRHWDNIKRLLAGNELKVERIKKD